GAAACCATCCCATACTCAGTTGCCCCTTCTCCGTCGTCCTGTGCGGAGGGTCACAATATGAGGGATCGGAGAGATACGACGCATCACGGCCCGCTCCCGACGAGACATTCGCTCCGCTTCTTGGACGCTCCGTTCATGGTCGTAGCCACACAGATGAAGCACCCCATGTACCAAGAGTGTCGCTAACTCATCATCAACGGATCGGCCCGCCTCACCGGCTTGGCGAATGGCCGTCGGCAGCGAGATCACGACATCACCGAGCAGGCCTGTCGGGCTTGATAGCCCCGTCGGCATAATGGCCTCGCGTGTAGGAAATGCCAGCACGTCCGTCGTTCGATCCCGTTTGCGAAAGTCAAGATTGAGCCGTTGCATACGACGATCACCGATGAGTTCGAGACTGAGTTCCGATCGCGATTCTCCAGCCGCCAACAGCACCCGTTGAGCCAATTCGATCAACCGCATCTGCCGTATGAGATGCCGCGTGAGACTCACGCGAAGATAAATAGCCATCAATCCGAACTTCCCGCATCAGCTGACGCCGCTGACTCCGTCGTGGGGGGCACGCGTGATCGGGAATTGTGGCGCTGGGAGGATAGGCGCGGTTCTCGCGACTCTCGAGGATCACCATTCTGCACGGTCTGGTGACGATCATAGGCCTTAATAATCTCTTGCACCAACCGATGCCGTACGACATCCTTCTCATCAAAGTAGACAAAGGCAATCCCTTCAATGCCACGAAGGATGTCCTTGACTTGGATCAGTCCGGACACTCGGTCATTCGGAAGATCCACCTGCGTGACATCGCCGGTGACGACCACTTTCGAGTGAAATCCGAGTCTCGTCAGAAACATTTTCATCTGTTCAGCCGTCGCGTTCTGGGCTTCATCCAAAATCACGAATGAGTCGTTCAGTGTTCGTCCGCGCATGAACGCCAGCGGCGCAATCTCGATATCGCCCCGTTCGATCAGCCGATTCGCCCGCTCCATCTCCAGCATGTCGAAGAGGGCGTCGTACAAAGGCCGTAGATAGGGATTCACCTTTTCATAGATATCACCAGGCAGAAAACCAAGCTTTTCCCCCGCCTCGACCGCAGGCCTGGCAAGGATGATTCGACTGACTTCCTTATTCAGCAGCGCACTCACGGCCATGGCCATGGCGAGATAGGTCTTCCCCGTCCCAGCCGGCCCGATCGCGATAACGATATCGTGCTGCTCGATCGCTTCGATATAGGATTTTTGTGTCGGGGATTTCGGGCCGACGAATCGTTTCTTGGTGACGATCATCGCCGACTTATCAAGAAGGTCTCGGAGGGATGCCTCAGGCGTTCGACGCAACGCGGTGAGCACATGAGTAACATCCTCTGCCTGGAGAGTAATGCCTTCGTTCGTCAGGGATGCAAGTTCGAGGAGAATGCGCTCTGCTTGGCGGATAGGTTCGGGCAAACCGTCGAGCGTCAGTTCTTCTCCCCGTGCGGAGAGCCGTACGCCCAATTCGTCTTCAATAAGTTTGAGGTGCCGGTCATGATGACCGAACAGGACCGCAGTATTGGTACCTTCTCGTAGTTTGAGTTTACGCACGAGCGCGAGGTGGCATCCCTCCCTAGAGACCTGCACAAAATCTTAACAAACGGCGAGAAGCTCTGGCAAGAACTGATGTCTCAGTCCATTCGGCGAACTATGTACCATTCGAATTCGCAGGCGGCGGTGATGGAATGTTGAGGTCGAATTCTTGGAACGCCCGACCTCCGCTTGCATCTTCCACGACCACACGAACGTGATGGGTACCCGTGGACGCTTGTGCAACTGGCCAACGAATATGCCCTGTCGCTCCGTCAATGACCATCCCTGCAGGAGCCGTTTCGAGCCGATAACTCAACTGGTCCCCTTCTGGATCAACCGCCGTCACTCTGTACTCGAATGGTGCTCCTGCACTAGGGACCGTCGGTGTCGAGGTAATGGCCGGACGGCTATTGGACGTGAGGAGCCTGCCAGATTTCACGCTCTTGCCCACAGCCTTTTGATCCCGAGCAATGGCCTCCACTTCCACCTGATCGGTGTTTAAAAAGCCATCCGTGTCAAGTGTCGGGTCTTCCCCCTCCTTCACAACTGCCCCATTCCGCCACCAACGATACATGATGTGTGTCGGATCTGCATCTGGGTCAGTCACCTCGACGCGCGCCTCCAGCTTGTCTCCCGGAACTCCAGGCTGAGGACTCACCAAGAGTGACGAGATGATCGGAGGAGTGTTCATCACGGTCACAACCTGGGAACGATAGATTGCACCTTTTGCCTTTCCATCGCCGGGGAGAATCTCCACGCTGACTTTATCACCTTGTTTGAGAAGCTGTGGCGGCAAGAGACCACCCGTCTGCCCTTCAAGCGGGTGTCCATTGACCACCCACTTATAAGCAAACGTCAAGGGATCCCGTTCCGCATCGTCTGCAGTAACATGCACGGATATCGGCGCATCAAGTGTGAGGGGAGCCGGCGTAATCGTGGCCTCATGAATGACAGGGACATGATTGCCCCGTATGGGTGAGGTCACGGCACCTTCATGCGGCGCTTCAGCCGTACATCCGTTGATCAGTGGAACCAGGATCAGCAGAAAGGACACCCTCATCATGCCTCCAAATAGCATAGGCGGAAGGATTCCCTTCCGCCTATATCGTGACCACCTAGGATGGAATCCATTCACTCCTTGGTCCCGTCTCTACTCCCGCTGGTTAATCCAAGATACGTATCTGCTCCGCACGTTGGAAGCCAGGCCCGCACAGGCCTGCACAATGTTTCCGGAGCTGGTGTTGATAAAACCTCCAACGCCGCTCTGACAACCACCGCCGCCACCACCGCCACCGCCCGCACCCCAGGCACCTTGTCCACCTGAGCCTTGACTTCCAAGGTGGATCGCCATTTGAGCGGCAAGCCCTGTACCAAGACCGATTGATCGATTGACGACCTGATTGGTACCCGAGGTCGTGGTTCCGATAACCGGTGATTTATTCGCGCTGCCGGTGCGATAGAACAGCGCGTAAAGATTACTGCTGCCCGAAGACGTGCAGAGATCATTGTCAGGGGTGAACGATGGGAAAAAGGCGATCCCTCCAATCAACGTAGGATTCGCCAATGCCCGCTCTCGCGATCCTGGAAGCGTCGTGAACCACCCGTCCTTTTCAGGGCTCGTTCCCTGCGGTTTGTTAATCAAGTCATCTAACTCTTGATAGGTTGTGGTACTTCCCATGCCACTTACCTGACTTGAGGTCGTACAGCTCCCAACTCCAGTCACACAGACCTGTGCATTGGAGACATTCACTAAATCGTTATCGCGACAATTTGTATCGTTGGTCTGTGAGCAGTTCCCGCTTAGGACGGAGTCTTTAATGCCGAAAAAGAATTGAGTTTCTGCGTTAGTCTTATCGGCCGCACTGAAGTAGCGACCCGTTCCGAAGTAGATCCAGACGTTGCCTGCATCATCGAGCGTCGTGGTTGGTGCCGATACAATGGGACCCATGTAATACGACGTACCTGACGGAGGGAAGGTGTCAAGAATTTCTGTCGGTACACGATTGCTCCCATCTTGAACCCCCCAGGTCAAAGTCGAGCAGGCTACGGCACCACCGCAAGACCCCATCGTGAGCCGATACATTTTCCCGGTCCACGGGATGCCACTCCCTCGCCCGTTTGATCCGTTCGGATCGATCGCCCTCCCCACATAGACGGAATCCGATCGAAAGTCTAAATCCTTATCCAAAGTAATGAGATCAGCCATGAAGGAGGTCCAATCGCCCACCGGTAGTTTCTTGACCAGACTGTTGTTCGCCCCAGGACCGGATATCAGATCCACCGCAAACAGACTTGCCGATTGGCCGTTCGTTCCGCCGGTCTTGACAGCCGCGTCATAACCGGTGGGGCCTGAGCCGAATACTACGTACCATTTGGCGTTCGTATGGTCCGCTTTAGCATCACTAGCGGGACTCGTCCGGACAATGGAGGGATAACTCGTGGAAAGCCCAAGATCGGCCGAACTAAACGACCACAGTAATGTTGGTTCTACTTCTGGATTAGTAATGTCCAGCACGAAATAAGCTGTATAAAAGTTCCTGGGCGTCCCGGAGATGTTGACCGTCATCGTGGGAGCACCGGTCGAGGCCACACAGGCCTGGCAACTCCCTCCCATGCGGAACCCACCGATGAGAATCGTGCCCCAGCCGTTAGGGTGGTCATCATCGGGTGTAAAGATCTTGACGTCCGTGACTTTCGGCTTGAGGTCCACATAATAGACATGGGTATAGTCCGCCTGTGTGAGCCACTTGAGATGGGGCAGCAATTGATAGGGGATGAAGCCCCACAGTTCTTGTCCCAATTCCTTGCCGCTTGAGTTACCAGTCTCCGTCTTGGTGTACCACCCATGTTCGACGCCAGGCGATCCAGCTGAGGCATCGTCTCCCCGGTGATAGTACCCGCCATTAAAGGCGTGCAGCATCCCGTCGTTGGCACCAACATACGCCACCTGACGACGGTTCTTGTACTTCTGAAAGAATGGCGTGTAGGTAGCATCTCCGTAGAGGAAATCGAACCGTTCCCTCGGCGGACCAACGATGGTCGGCGTCGAGTGAATGGGGTCCCCGTATTTCCAGACCACTAACGATCCATTGACCGTGAGTTGCCGGTCTCGCATGCCGGCCACCTGGGTGCCGCGAATGAAGTTGATGATATTGTTCGCCGTATACGGAGCTGTTCCCGCTCTCAGGAAGGGACTCAAGGCTGAGGCATTGGCAGTGGTGAAAGCAATTTGTTCTCCTGATTCGACCACCCCGTCTCCATCATCGACCCACGTCAAGAGCTTCCGATCGTCCGGATTCGTCAAGGCTAACTGCTTACCGGCCTCCCAGATACCGTTGATATCGCGTAGTCCGATTGTTTCAAACGGCGTCGTACTATCCGCCTTTCCATCTCCGTCATTGTCGTGAAACCGATCGACCAAGACATTATTCGTCGCCGTGTCGAACCTGGTCCGAATGATCTTATCTTGGTTATAGATCAACCGCCCATCGTCGTTCGTGTCTTCTCGTAGATTTCCAAAGGTGTCGAGAAACAGCCCTTGCGTATAGCCGGTCCATTTGATGTCTCTCGTTCCTTCGTAGATAAGAGGATAGAAAAACGATTGATAGAGGGACCCATCACCCGTCGAAGATGTCGCAAGTACCGACACCGCGGTTCCTGAGGCGCTGCGCTGCAAGATACTGGTGATCGCAGCCAACAACTTATCCCGAAGATCATCGGCATCCGCTGACTCGAAGTAGGTATCAGGAAGCCCATCGGCTCCCTGTGCACCGGTGTAGTTATTCGCTCTATCATATTCTTCGACTAGATCCGGCTGATTATTATTGTTACGATCCTCAAACCCTCCGGTCTTGGCCGCTGTTTTCAACAATTCTCGTCCGATTGGTTCCCCAAAGGCATAGAACGTGTACACCGTGATGTTTTGAAACCCGGCCAAATCCTTCCCCGCGATGTTCAACACCGGCAAGGTGGCTTGCCGCAGATCGGTCGTGTGGGCATAGTAGGCCACATCATCAAGATAGTGGTTGCCGTTGTCGGAATAGTTGGTCTTGTGGCCCGTGCAAGTTGCGCTTGTAGTGATCCCGACGCAGTGGACTCCGTGATGACCATGCGCAAAGTCTTGCAAGGCGGACGGGACATTGGTGTCCTGTGTCGAAGCCCCGTCCGTAAACACCATGATAAAGCTTTTGCAGCACTTCACATATTCACCGGGGCTCTTCGTGCTCCAGTCCGGGGTTTTGAAGTAATAGGGATCTTTGGCTTCGACAGTGTACGAGTAGTCTGAATTGCTAAAGGCAGGTTGCACCTGTGCAAAATAGCGTGTCGCCTCGTACAGAGACTCGGCCAAAGGGGTCCACGTCGCGGCGTCCGTATTTTCGATCGCATTGACCATGCTCACCACATTGGTGCCGATCTCGGCCATAATCTTTCCGCCATCCCCAGCGCTCTTGAACTGCATCAGACCAAAACGTGCCTTGTTTCCGACGGCCTGGATTACCCCAACGGGTTCAGCCGCAATTTCTGTTTTTAACGTATAATCAGTCGATCCGCCGCTACATCCTGAAGACCGCACCTCGAGTGAATTCCCGTCTCGCCTAAAACACTTACTCGATGAATAGGGGCTGATTCCGGTCCCATCCATCGTGATGCCGTCGACATCTTCCGTTGTTTCAAAATTCAAGGTCCCGCCGGGATAACAGGTTCCATTGGTCGCGCGAGGAGCACACTTGCCGCCCATCATGATCAGTTTGATGATCTCGTATCTGGTCATCGCGAGATAGTTCAGAAAGTTCCCCAGCCAGGGTGCGCCTGACGCGCAGGGGTTTCCCGTAGTCGCTCGATCTGGACCGGGCGTGAATTTATTCGACCCGTAGCTGTAACACTTGTCGAACTTGAAATAGCCTTGGTATTCCTTCGTTGGGACATAAGCCTCGCCGGACAGGTGATAGGCCGAGAGATTCATACTGCCTGAGTTGTCCATCAGGAGAAGCACGTTCGGGGGGACGGCGTCGGCGATAAAGGGCGGCATCGCCGTATAGTCCGCCATGTTTTGTCCATGAGCCGACTGTGTGACACAGAGGGCACCCAGGACAGACAGGCATCCTACTCTTGCAACAAAGGGGGTCTTCCACCATTTTTCGTATTTTTTCATGTACTCCTCCCGTTCCTATCGGCACTCACCCAATGGAGGATCGGTTCCTTCACTGGGGTTGACAGGCACCGGTCTCTTTACCCTTATCTTGGATTTCTTACGATAATTTTGGCGACGGCTCCCTCTTTTAACCAGAACTGAACGCCATGTCCGATTTGAAGATCCTGCACCCCCAACGGCTGGCCACCTTCGCTTGTGATGTTGAGTTTCTGATGGAGGCGGTAGAGACGATTCTCAACCTCGATAGAGGTCGGCCCGACACTGGTGATTTGGCCCTCGGTAGGAAATCCCAATTCCACCTTGTCCATGACTTGCGCCCAGACCTGGCTGCCGGACAACACCGGTCCTGCCACGCCAAGCAGGACCACCAGACCCCCAGCAAGGCCCCATGATCCCCACGAGTGTGTTCTCGTTTGGTGCTTGTCACGCTTCGTTGGAATGTCCATGGTTATAGTCGTCCTCCTACCATTCCCTTTATTTCTGACAACTCTCTCCACTACTCGTACAGGCATAGACCGCCGTGACCCGAGCCGATGTCCCCGTCGTTGTATTACGTGCAATGCAGTCGACTCGATAGTAGGCCTGGGCCGTGCCGACCACTGAATTACCTGTCCCTTCATACCCGGCGAATTGTTGCATACCTGAACCGGCGGGTGGCTTGAGATAGAGCCGGTCTATATCTCCGTTGACGGTGTAGGAGCCGACGCTGAGTACAAAGTTGGGGGCCGTAGTAGGGGAGTCGGTGTTGTTATCGGAACCGCCCATAATTTCCGTGGTTAAGGCTCCCCGACCTGCTGGAGAAACCGGCCCTGCGGGGACGGCATCGCTAAGAAAAGCTGCAGGTACGGTACCCGCCCCACCATCCGGGTCGAGCGTTTGTTGAATGATATTCACACCGACGCCCGTACAGGATTCAGCGGCCGCAGTTGCGCCTTCAATCGAACTCATGGATCCTGCTATACGATTTTCAAGGCCTGTGGCTGTAAGGGCCGCAATACCAAGTGCCGTCATCATCATCATGACGAGCAAGACAGTCAGCATCGCGATACCCTGCTCATTGTTCAAACCTTTTACACTTCTGCTGTTCGATCTACACATAGTCATTCTGTCCCTAGGATCGCTGATTTCTGGTCTCCACCGTCCGTGTCAGCATCCTCCTCCGGTACTGTGTATAGGGTGGGTTCATCGTTGTCAGATCTCCGGCAGTGAAGAGGCCCTGAGCATGGTTGTGGTCACTGACCTGCAAAGGCGCTGAGGACAAGGTCATGGTCGTCTGTTTCTCGCCTAGCCCTAGGTCGGCATCCGTTTGGCGGGCGACCACGGTGATTTGCACCAAACGGATCTTGTCGGCCGTCATGGGAGCCAGCGTCCATTGGTTGTTCGTGATAAAGTCGGCTTGATCGAAACCGGTCGCTCCCCCCTGATTGTCAATGATCCGGTCCGCCACTCCAGAATTCACCGTTGCTACACAACCGTCGCACGCGTAGGCAAACTGAATGTCCTCGACTCCGTCGGCAACCGACACACCGTTGCGCAACAAACAGGGCCCAACACCTCCGCATGCTGCCGCCGTGGTTCCGATTGAATAGGTGACACACTGCGATAGATAGACCGGTATCCCAATTGAATAGGCCGGGAGAAGCGTCGATGCAAAGTTAAGGATACTGGTACTTCCGCTCGTAGTAACGCCTGTCACCGTAACAGTGGAGGCTCCTGCAATCGTAACGACCGATCCATTCAGGCTCCCTCCCGCCTCAGTTGCCATATTGGCGACAGCCCCGGCGGACATGCTCACGCCTGTAATCTTGACCTTTCCCAAGACCGCATTGGTCAAGGTCCAGGCCGGCGCGATCGATGACCCGATTGGGACCGCAAGACGAATGCTGTCTGGGCCCATATCATTTCCCGTCGGATTCTTGTCCAGTGGTACAATGGGCGTCGCGCAGGTCGTCGACGCAGGACCCGGCACCGGCCCTGCCCAACCAAACCCAGCATTTTTGATGTCTCGAGATAACAAGTCCATCGCAATCCGCACGTTCTGCTGCGTCTCCACAATCTGATCATTAGCATGGGTTGACTTCTGGCTCGATGTAAGGACGGCATAAGCTCCGGCCACCACTAACATCGCCACCACTGCGCCCACCGCCAGCTCAATGAGCGTCATGCCCTGTTCACCCACAAGTACCGACGGTGACTCCTTGCGAGCGCTGCTTTCATCTTTCCATTTCTGTCCCGTATCCATCATCATTCCGGAGCCACCATGGCGGTGATCGATAGACTTCTTGCCGTAGCCAACTTTTGCTCTCCTGCATCTCCCATCCATGACATCGTCACCACGACCCGATTCTGATTGAGGGGAGGCAGCGTGGGACCCACGGTTGTAACGACGACTTGACCACGGAGATTCTGCAAACCGGTTGCAAGTTGACCAGTGAGCAAGTTCCGCCATTGATCACAATCCCCTCGAGCCATCGGCTGAGTCGTTGTGTTAATGGTGCACACAACCGAAGTGTCGATCCCGTTATACGCAAGCGCATTGCGCCGGTTGAATTGGATCCGCTCTATGATCTCGACGGCAAAGTTCGTCACGCGTGTCTTTTCATTGGCATCGCCGTTGCGCCCCATCGCGATCGTCTGCATACTCGCCAGACCGAGTAATCCGGTCGCCAAGAGGACTGTTGCGATCATCCCTTCGATCAGCGTAAATCCCTCTTCACCATACCCTCTCATTCGATGAGGCCGCTCCCTCATGCCACCCTCGCCTGATTTCTGGTTACGTGCACGTTGCAGCAGGACACCATCGAACAGTCCCTCGAGGTGTCACAAGAACTGAGTATGAAAGCCCGTGACTATTGGAAATCACGATTAGTTGATTGCCTGTTCCGCCACCTGACCTGATTCCCAGTGGAGAGAAGGTCACCCCCGCAGGCTGAGGGGTTACTCCTATGACACCGCCTGGCAGGGTAACCGGTTGGACCACCGATATCCCGGACGCGTCTGTAGCCGTCAGTACGACTTTCCCACTGCTTGCTGATACATTGACCGATACGACAGAGTTTCGGCTCATGG
This Nitrospira sp. DNA region includes the following protein-coding sequences:
- the ybeY gene encoding rRNA maturation RNase YbeY, with amino-acid sequence MAIYLRVSLTRHLIRQMRLIELAQRVLLAAGESRSELSLELIGDRRMQRLNLDFRKRDRTTDVLAFPTREAIMPTGLSSPTGLLGDVVISLPTAIRQAGEAGRSVDDELATLLVHGVLHLCGYDHERSVQEAERMSRRERAVMRRISPIPHIVTLRTGRRRRGN
- a CDS encoding PhoH family protein, with the translated sequence MRKLKLREGTNTAVLFGHHDRHLKLIEDELGVRLSARGEELTLDGLPEPIRQAERILLELASLTNEGITLQAEDVTHVLTALRRTPEASLRDLLDKSAMIVTKKRFVGPKSPTQKSYIEAIEQHDIVIAIGPAGTGKTYLAMAMAVSALLNKEVSRIILARPAVEAGEKLGFLPGDIYEKVNPYLRPLYDALFDMLEMERANRLIERGDIEIAPLAFMRGRTLNDSFVILDEAQNATAEQMKMFLTRLGFHSKVVVTGDVTQVDLPNDRVSGLIQVKDILRGIEGIAFVYFDEKDVVRHRLVQEIIKAYDRHQTVQNGDPRESREPRLSSQRHNSRSRVPPTTESAASADAGSSD
- a CDS encoding putative Ig domain-containing protein, with translation MSFLLILVPLINGCTAEAPHEGAVTSPIRGNHVPVIHEATITPAPLTLDAPISVHVTADDAERDPLTFAYKWVVNGHPLEGQTGGLLPPQLLKQGDKVSVEILPGDGKAKGAIYRSQVVTVMNTPPIISSLLVSPQPGVPGDKLEARVEVTDPDADPTHIMYRWWRNGAVVKEGEDPTLDTDGFLNTDQVEVEAIARDQKAVGKSVKSGRLLTSNSRPAITSTPTVPSAGAPFEYRVTAVDPEGDQLSYRLETAPAGMVIDGATGHIRWPVAQASTGTHHVRVVVEDASGGRAFQEFDLNIPSPPPANSNGT
- a CDS encoding PilW family protein, giving the protein MMMDTGQKWKDESSARKESPSVLVGEQGMTLIELAVGAVVAMLVVAGAYAVLTSSQKSTHANDQIVETQQNVRIAMDLLSRDIKNAGFGWAGPVPGPASTTCATPIVPLDKNPTGNDMGPDSIRLAVPIGSSIAPAWTLTNAVLGKVKITGVSMSAGAVANMATEAGGSLNGSVVTIAGASTVTVTGVTTSGSTSILNFASTLLPAYSIGIPVYLSQCVTYSIGTTAAACGGVGPCLLRNGVSVADGVEDIQFAYACDGCVATVNSGVADRIIDNQGGATGFDQADFITNNQWTLAPMTADKIRLVQITVVARQTDADLGLGEKQTTMTLSSAPLQVSDHNHAQGLFTAGDLTTMNPPYTQYRRRMLTRTVETRNQRS
- a CDS encoding GspH/FimT family pseudopilin is translated as MPLAGLEAAMWYRFLLDRQGKNNQRGFTLVEMMIVVAIISIVSMLGVPNYTSWNARHQLRQASTEIQSQLSFARVSAMSRNSVVSVNVSASSGKVVLTATDASGISVVQPVTLPGGVIGVTPQPAGVTFSPLGIRSGGGTGNQLIVISNSHGLSYSVLVTPRGTVRWCPAATCT